The proteins below are encoded in one region of Pelagicoccus sp. SDUM812003:
- a CDS encoding glycoside hydrolase family 28 protein produces MNFKSVVASLGMLAVSSGLGHGSLSAKSEVAVSKQEAYEWLVAEEILERIQAPAFPDAVYDIREYGAKAGVKNDSSAAFAAAIEACNAAGGGKVLVPEGEFLTGPIHLLSNVNLHLEKGAVVKFSTDFSKYLPAVFTRWEGMECYNYSPLIYAFEQKNIAVTGEGTLDGQATLDNWLDWNVKSAPGGAKQIPARDRLTQMVADGVPVEERVFGEGDFLRPNFLQPYRCENVLIEGVKIINSPMWEIHPVLCRNVIVRGVTVISHGSNNDGCNPESSKDVLIEDCHFDTGDDCIAIKSGRNNDGRRVNVPSENIIIRNCKMVDGHGGVVIGSEISGGVRNVFVENCEMSSPNLDRALRIKTNSIRGGLIENIFVRDVQVGVVKDSVIKVNFLYEEGDAGDFAPVVRNIVVRRLVSRESKYAMFIKGYEHTPITDLHLIDCQFEGVQKPSVLLNVQGLLFDNVRMNTGEKTDLWGNPL; encoded by the coding sequence ATGAATTTTAAGAGCGTTGTTGCGAGTCTGGGTATGTTGGCGGTTTCAAGTGGCTTGGGCCATGGTTCCTTGTCAGCGAAGTCGGAGGTGGCCGTTTCCAAGCAGGAGGCCTACGAATGGTTGGTGGCGGAGGAGATACTCGAGAGGATTCAAGCGCCCGCATTTCCGGACGCGGTGTATGATATTCGCGAATACGGAGCGAAGGCGGGAGTGAAGAACGATTCCTCCGCTGCGTTCGCCGCAGCTATCGAGGCGTGTAACGCTGCTGGAGGAGGCAAGGTGCTGGTGCCTGAAGGAGAGTTTCTGACGGGGCCGATCCACCTCCTGAGCAATGTGAATCTGCATCTGGAAAAGGGAGCGGTGGTGAAGTTCAGCACTGATTTCTCGAAGTACCTGCCGGCGGTTTTCACGCGTTGGGAAGGCATGGAGTGCTACAACTACTCGCCCTTGATCTATGCCTTCGAGCAGAAGAATATCGCGGTCACTGGCGAGGGCACGCTCGATGGGCAAGCGACCTTGGACAATTGGCTCGATTGGAACGTCAAGTCCGCCCCTGGAGGAGCGAAGCAGATTCCCGCCCGCGATCGCTTGACGCAGATGGTGGCCGATGGCGTCCCTGTGGAGGAGCGAGTGTTTGGCGAAGGCGATTTCCTGCGCCCGAATTTCCTGCAGCCCTATCGCTGCGAAAACGTGCTCATCGAGGGAGTGAAGATCATCAATTCCCCCATGTGGGAGATTCACCCGGTGCTTTGCCGCAATGTGATCGTTCGCGGCGTCACGGTGATCAGCCATGGCTCCAACAACGACGGATGCAACCCGGAGAGCAGCAAGGACGTGCTGATCGAGGATTGTCATTTCGATACGGGCGACGACTGCATCGCCATCAAATCGGGCCGCAACAACGATGGACGCCGCGTCAACGTGCCTTCGGAGAACATCATCATTCGCAACTGCAAGATGGTCGACGGGCATGGCGGGGTGGTCATCGGCAGCGAGATTTCCGGCGGCGTTCGCAACGTGTTTGTTGAGAACTGCGAGATGAGCAGCCCGAATCTGGATAGAGCCCTGCGCATCAAGACCAACTCCATCCGCGGCGGCTTGATCGAAAACATCTTCGTGCGCGACGTGCAAGTGGGCGTGGTCAAGGACTCCGTGATAAAGGTCAATTTCCTGTACGAGGAGGGGGACGCGGGCGATTTCGCTCCGGTGGTGCGAAACATAGTGGTGCGTCGCCTGGTGAGCCGCGAAAGCAAGTACGCCATGTTCATCAAAGGCTACGAGCACACGCCCATCACCGATCTCCATCTGATCGATTGCCAGTTCGAAGGCGTGCAGAAGCCTAGCGTGCTGCTCAACGTGCAAGGGCTGCTCTTCGACAATGTGCGCATGAACACCGGAGAGAAGACCGATCTTTGGGGCAACCCGCTTTAG
- a CDS encoding LacI family DNA-binding transcriptional regulator: MSRSNEETNIRSVGDFAKYLGLSRWTVSRILNGHTGVHEETRRRVLKEMERIGFHPNMMARSLRGAKTGLIGICLQEIESPILARKIARLQESLRSRGLRGVIEITSGIPEMERDIINHFLSLRVDGLILFGSELKPEDPLFARLRSESMPVVTVDAVHEIPLSRVELDREMAMLLCLRHLKQRGHTRFALLGLESDPVYGSRRIAGLKSAAEKLEIDWEGSFQSIFEKGRKDWSYEYGYDLGQSLLQMENPPRGVIALNDRVAIGAMKAIREWGYSMPKDFSVVGFDNLDVGQWTEPALTTVGQNVAEMIEHAIKMVQGLVDGDHRTETPVVKVQPKLLVRSSS; this comes from the coding sequence ATGTCACGAAGCAACGAAGAGACGAACATACGATCCGTCGGGGACTTCGCCAAGTACCTTGGTCTATCCCGATGGACCGTTTCTCGTATTCTCAACGGTCACACCGGCGTGCACGAAGAGACGCGACGGCGCGTGCTCAAGGAGATGGAACGAATCGGCTTCCATCCCAACATGATGGCTCGCAGTTTGCGCGGAGCGAAGACCGGGTTGATCGGCATCTGTCTGCAGGAGATCGAGTCTCCCATTCTCGCTCGCAAGATCGCGCGCTTGCAGGAGAGCCTACGGTCGCGAGGGCTGAGGGGCGTGATAGAAATCACTTCCGGGATCCCCGAAATGGAGCGGGACATCATAAACCACTTTCTTTCGCTGCGCGTGGATGGACTGATCCTGTTCGGCTCCGAGCTCAAGCCGGAGGACCCCTTGTTCGCCCGCCTGAGGAGCGAGTCCATGCCAGTGGTCACAGTGGACGCGGTGCACGAAATACCGCTATCGCGCGTCGAGCTGGACCGCGAGATGGCGATGCTGCTTTGCCTGCGCCACCTCAAGCAGCGGGGGCATACGCGATTCGCCTTGCTGGGCTTGGAAAGCGATCCGGTCTATGGCTCGCGGCGTATCGCGGGCTTGAAGTCTGCTGCCGAGAAGCTGGAGATCGATTGGGAAGGAAGTTTCCAATCCATTTTCGAGAAGGGGCGCAAGGATTGGTCCTACGAGTATGGCTACGATCTCGGGCAGAGCTTACTGCAGATGGAGAACCCGCCTCGTGGCGTGATCGCCCTGAATGATCGAGTGGCCATCGGCGCCATGAAGGCCATCCGCGAGTGGGGCTATTCCATGCCCAAGGACTTTTCGGTCGTCGGATTCGACAACCTCGATGTCGGCCAGTGGACCGAGCCGGCGCTCACTACCGTCGGCCAGAACGTTGCCGAGATGATCGAACACGCCATAAAGATGGTGCAGGGGCTCGTCGACGGCGACCACCGTACCGAAACTCCGGTCGTGAAAGTGCAGCCTAAGCTGCTCGTTCGCTCCTCCAGCTGA
- a CDS encoding TRAP transporter large permease translates to MIEVVLILVIVFTCMLLMNVPIAVAIGFASMCAMLADGHDAELMIASKMANGIDSFALLAIPFFILSGLLMGRGGMARRLMDFAAALMGRFPGGLGYVNTMTCMLFGSISGSAAAAVTSIGGFMLPEMKKKGYNNEFSVAITTTAATTGLLIPPSNIMIVYAVASGSVSIAAMFMAGILPGILIGLLIMLVCYVVATRKKLSAGEKSSFSDIVVAFRRAILSMLLLIIVIGGILAGVFTATEASAISVAYAFVLTVMVYREVSLKQLPEILLQAGVTTAVIMLLIGASAGMSWIMTIANIPQTVSEALLTVSDNPLVVMLLINLLLLFVGTFMDMTPAVLIFTPIFLPVANSLGITDIHFGIIMIANLCIGLCTPPVGTCLFLGCGVGNTTIARVTPFMIPFFIAMFLGLMLITYVSELSMWLPSLVGL, encoded by the coding sequence ATGATCGAGGTCGTCCTTATCCTGGTGATCGTTTTCACCTGCATGCTTCTGATGAACGTGCCCATCGCGGTGGCCATCGGCTTCGCCTCCATGTGCGCCATGCTCGCTGACGGACACGACGCGGAGCTGATGATCGCTTCCAAAATGGCCAACGGCATCGACAGCTTTGCCTTGCTGGCCATCCCTTTCTTCATTCTCTCCGGCTTGCTCATGGGACGTGGCGGCATGGCGAGGCGTCTGATGGATTTCGCGGCCGCCTTGATGGGCCGCTTCCCCGGGGGCCTTGGCTACGTCAACACCATGACGTGTATGCTCTTCGGCTCTATTTCCGGTTCCGCCGCTGCCGCGGTGACTTCCATCGGCGGCTTCATGCTGCCGGAGATGAAGAAGAAGGGCTACAACAACGAATTCAGCGTCGCCATCACCACGACCGCGGCCACCACCGGCCTGCTGATCCCGCCCAGCAACATCATGATCGTTTACGCGGTGGCCTCCGGCTCGGTGTCGATCGCCGCGATGTTCATGGCCGGCATTCTGCCGGGCATCCTGATCGGGCTTCTGATCATGCTGGTGTGCTACGTCGTCGCGACTCGCAAGAAGCTCTCGGCTGGCGAAAAGTCCAGTTTCTCGGACATTGTCGTAGCCTTTCGTAGAGCCATCTTGAGTATGCTGCTTCTGATCATCGTGATTGGCGGCATCTTGGCTGGCGTCTTCACGGCGACCGAAGCGTCGGCGATTTCGGTGGCCTACGCCTTCGTGTTGACAGTGATGGTCTATCGCGAGGTCAGTCTGAAGCAGCTGCCGGAGATCCTGCTGCAAGCCGGCGTGACCACTGCGGTGATCATGCTGCTCATCGGCGCCAGCGCCGGCATGTCATGGATCATGACGATCGCCAACATCCCGCAAACCGTTTCGGAGGCGCTGCTTACGGTTTCCGACAACCCGCTGGTGGTGATGCTGCTGATCAACCTGCTGCTACTCTTCGTGGGCACCTTCATGGATATGACGCCAGCGGTGCTGATCTTCACGCCGATCTTCCTGCCGGTGGCAAACAGCCTGGGCATCACGGACATTCACTTCGGCATCATCATGATCGCCAATCTCTGCATCGGTCTGTGCACGCCGCCGGTCGGCACCTGCCTGTTCCTCGGTTGTGGGGTGGGCAATACCACCATCGCTCGGGTGACGCCATTCATGATTCCCTTTTTCATCGCCATGTTCCTAGGGCTGATGCTGATCACCTACGTGTCGGAGCTCTCAATGTGGTTGCCTAGCCTGGTAGGGCTTTGA
- a CDS encoding tagaturonate epimerase family protein, translating into MKRINNFLLSNDLRIKSNPCVSPDFCLDWEGLKEDIECDIGIELHEHSAFATAVGSWILLENAHGDHAWKLDASEGEAGREALEDGFEHQGSHYFPASFENLIRMKNLVQEANPESSIFPTASGKLASSTLGIGARFTTLHWPGVDWAMANLGIGVTANQNSIPRELVFDVDAMLSDALDTVPFPFIGANVPEGHQGQSVEGMSHGCIMAKLKTGFHLNGINWSFNADHQPIGGKFDQREDQLVAGCLFASYITFDLSPELAQTEAPASAVERRAFVAANIDSDLVAKVADRVADAGLKVAPDALDKLLCYVWPSMLKMKARDEKYRAAREKAFTTEVGRQYLRELSIDELPGLTTPETTAVMLALCEAMEMPVNYVAPAFGFQKNMPYPDNEELRQLIDRQWQVCSTFGVSIGFHSGSGKSAENYQVMGEVTGGNLEIKTSGRYTYEMGVALSRSQDEADQELWRDWYRFTIDLAVAGAFSDLDSERKMAREFIVSALTLEEQPTDVFGSAETCRAALEALEPSSEHMFWFEYNFLYVLAANGQPEKSALGDHSPAGYQQRARFYSISEQGRLEYARRVASYIVFLAENTGIVSTEICDQVSRKLESYSTFHAFLDDIRPTVCSN; encoded by the coding sequence ATGAAACGGATTAATAACTTTCTTTTGAGCAACGATCTACGGATCAAGTCGAACCCCTGCGTCAGTCCGGACTTCTGTCTGGACTGGGAAGGCCTCAAGGAAGACATCGAGTGTGATATCGGAATCGAGCTGCATGAGCACAGCGCGTTTGCTACAGCTGTTGGCTCCTGGATCCTGTTGGAGAACGCTCACGGGGATCACGCCTGGAAGCTGGACGCCTCGGAGGGCGAGGCGGGTAGGGAAGCGCTGGAGGACGGATTCGAGCACCAAGGTTCGCACTATTTTCCGGCTAGTTTCGAGAACCTGATCCGGATGAAGAATCTGGTGCAGGAGGCTAATCCGGAGAGCTCGATCTTTCCCACGGCCTCGGGCAAGCTCGCTAGCAGCACCTTGGGTATCGGAGCCCGCTTCACCACCTTGCATTGGCCTGGTGTCGATTGGGCTATGGCGAATCTGGGCATCGGGGTCACCGCCAACCAGAACAGCATTCCGCGGGAGCTGGTTTTCGACGTGGATGCCATGCTCTCCGACGCGTTGGACACGGTGCCCTTTCCGTTCATCGGGGCCAATGTGCCCGAGGGACACCAGGGGCAGTCGGTGGAAGGCATGAGCCACGGCTGTATCATGGCTAAGCTGAAAACCGGTTTTCATCTCAATGGCATCAACTGGAGCTTCAACGCGGACCACCAGCCGATCGGAGGAAAGTTCGATCAGCGCGAGGACCAGCTGGTGGCGGGCTGCCTGTTCGCATCGTACATCACATTCGATCTCTCGCCTGAACTCGCTCAAACGGAAGCTCCGGCGTCCGCGGTGGAGCGCCGGGCCTTCGTGGCTGCCAATATCGATTCCGATCTGGTGGCGAAGGTGGCGGACCGAGTCGCCGACGCGGGCTTGAAGGTGGCTCCGGACGCATTGGACAAGCTGTTGTGCTACGTCTGGCCATCGATGCTCAAGATGAAGGCCAGAGACGAAAAGTACCGCGCCGCTCGCGAAAAGGCGTTCACCACCGAGGTCGGTCGGCAGTACCTGCGCGAGCTTTCCATCGACGAGCTGCCGGGGCTCACCACGCCGGAAACGACAGCGGTGATGCTCGCCTTGTGCGAGGCGATGGAAATGCCGGTCAACTACGTGGCACCGGCCTTCGGCTTTCAGAAGAACATGCCTTACCCGGACAATGAGGAGCTGCGCCAGCTGATCGATCGGCAGTGGCAGGTCTGCTCCACTTTCGGAGTGAGCATCGGCTTTCACTCCGGATCGGGCAAGTCGGCCGAAAACTATCAGGTCATGGGAGAGGTGACGGGCGGCAATCTGGAAATCAAGACCAGCGGCCGCTACACCTACGAAATGGGCGTGGCGCTCTCCCGGTCGCAGGACGAGGCCGACCAGGAGCTCTGGAGAGACTGGTACCGGTTCACCATCGATCTTGCGGTAGCCGGGGCCTTCAGCGATCTCGATTCGGAGCGAAAGATGGCCCGCGAGTTCATCGTGTCGGCATTGACTTTGGAGGAGCAGCCGACCGACGTGTTCGGATCCGCCGAGACCTGCCGCGCCGCTCTGGAGGCGCTTGAGCCAAGTTCCGAGCACATGTTCTGGTTCGAATACAACTTTCTCTACGTCCTCGCCGCGAACGGGCAGCCGGAGAAGTCGGCCCTGGGCGACCACTCGCCAGCCGGCTACCAGCAGAGAGCCCGTTTCTATTCCATCAGCGAGCAGGGGCGTCTCGAATACGCCCGCAGGGTGGCGAGCTACATCGTGTTCCTCGCTGAGAACACCGGAATCGTTTCGACGGAGATCTGCGATCAGGTTTCCCGAAAGCTCGAATCGTATTCAACGTTCCACGCCTTCCTGGATGACATCCGTCCGACCGTTTGCTCGAACTAG
- a CDS encoding TRAP transporter small permease, producing the protein MAQAKNQFLEQAGAVRRGLTGVLQWVVILLMAALVLDVCWGVASRYLLGQQAKWSEELARLLLVWVSVFGASVAFGHKAHLGLDYFAEKLHPSAGKFNRIIGASLSLAFAVIVFLVGGIALVRDTMESGQTMIALPIKKWWAYAALPASGVFMAVILFEQLLESIFEPAKLEEGES; encoded by the coding sequence ATGGCGCAGGCTAAGAATCAGTTTTTGGAACAGGCCGGGGCCGTTCGGCGCGGTTTGACCGGCGTCTTGCAGTGGGTCGTCATCCTGCTCATGGCCGCTTTGGTACTGGACGTGTGCTGGGGAGTGGCTTCGCGCTACCTGCTCGGCCAGCAGGCGAAATGGAGCGAGGAGCTCGCCCGTTTGCTGCTGGTTTGGGTCTCGGTGTTCGGCGCCAGCGTGGCATTCGGTCACAAGGCCCACCTCGGTCTGGACTATTTCGCGGAAAAGCTTCATCCCAGCGCCGGCAAGTTCAACCGCATCATCGGAGCCTCGCTTTCGCTGGCGTTCGCGGTGATCGTTTTTCTCGTTGGCGGAATCGCATTGGTGCGCGATACCATGGAATCCGGCCAGACCATGATCGCTCTTCCGATCAAGAAATGGTGGGCCTACGCGGCCTTGCCCGCTAGTGGCGTTTTCATGGCCGTGATTCTCTTCGAGCAGCTTCTGGAGAGCATATTCGAACCTGCGAAGCTGGAGGAGGGCGAGTCATGA
- a CDS encoding phosphoglycerate dehydrogenase, translated as MLEESGFEIIRERGPLPEQRMLELVGDIDGMICGDDAITAAVIDKALPRLKILSKYGIGLDKIDVAHTEKVGLPLTFCPGVNHTTVAEHTFSLMLALFRHLVDEVNYTRSGNWKRLSGHEIMGKTIGIVGLGRIGREVAIRAKAFGLKIVGYDIYWPEEFANQYDVERLDSIAEVFKRSEIISLHTNLTPETENMVNADSIATMKDGVVIINCARGELVNPQDMAAALKSDKVGGYGADVLDVEPPPEDHALLSAPRCIITPHIGSRTFESVQRQAGMATRNLLNFFNGKPAEAQANKAPWAPNA; from the coding sequence ATGCTTGAGGAATCCGGCTTCGAAATCATTCGCGAGCGCGGTCCGCTGCCCGAGCAGAGAATGCTCGAGCTGGTGGGCGATATCGACGGCATGATTTGCGGGGACGACGCGATCACCGCCGCTGTGATCGACAAGGCTCTGCCGCGCCTGAAGATCCTCTCCAAGTACGGTATCGGTCTGGACAAGATCGACGTGGCCCATACCGAAAAGGTCGGCTTGCCGCTGACCTTTTGCCCCGGGGTCAACCACACCACGGTGGCGGAGCACACCTTTTCGCTCATGCTGGCTCTCTTCCGCCACCTGGTGGACGAGGTCAACTACACGCGCTCGGGCAACTGGAAACGGCTTTCCGGGCACGAGATCATGGGCAAGACCATCGGCATCGTGGGTCTGGGTCGCATTGGACGAGAAGTAGCGATTCGAGCCAAGGCCTTTGGTCTTAAGATCGTAGGCTACGACATCTATTGGCCGGAGGAGTTCGCCAACCAGTACGATGTGGAGCGCCTGGATTCCATCGCGGAGGTTTTCAAACGGTCTGAGATCATCAGCCTGCATACGAACTTGACCCCGGAGACCGAGAACATGGTCAATGCAGACAGCATCGCTACCATGAAGGACGGAGTCGTTATCATCAATTGCGCTCGAGGAGAGCTGGTCAATCCACAGGACATGGCGGCTGCTTTGAAGTCGGACAAGGTGGGCGGATACGGCGCCGACGTGCTCGATGTGGAGCCGCCGCCCGAGGATCATGCGCTGCTCTCCGCTCCCCGCTGCATCATCACGCCGCACATCGGCTCGCGCACCTTCGAATCGGTGCAGCGTCAGGCGGGCATGGCTACGCGCAATCTGCTGAACTTTTTCAACGGCAAGCCAGCCGAGGCTCAAGCCAACAAAGCCCCATGGGCTCCAAACGCTTAA
- a CDS encoding Ldh family oxidoreductase produces the protein MKETFRIVSEESHNELVAAAYKHRGYTEEEAAYAAKFATYASWHGIRTHNALKALHLDHLFGSGSEGCVPGASIEKLDTRFEASQVWNANRKLGQATAYEALETCIELADKYGVGQVSVDNAFHYLWGGGYVMEAAKRGYIAYTNCTAALAEVVPFGGKYPTLGTNPHSWGFPTADAVGFPIVIDWATSVIAMGRVQQLAREGASLPPNAAVDKDGNITTDPKAAAALIPFGAHKGYGLSLINEIVGGFIGGSLPTVRNRSWELKEEKHTACFYFQVIHPDAMSAGAFAKGRSQKENIKAVLDDILGHGNENCLLPGQIEAGSAARSERNGGLLFSEAEIAAFNELAEECAMPAWDVAGLPVAKD, from the coding sequence ATGAAAGAGACTTTTCGCATCGTATCCGAGGAATCCCACAACGAACTTGTCGCCGCGGCGTATAAGCATCGTGGGTACACGGAAGAGGAAGCCGCCTATGCGGCGAAATTCGCCACCTACGCTTCGTGGCACGGCATTCGCACGCACAACGCCCTGAAGGCGCTGCACTTGGATCATCTCTTCGGATCCGGCTCCGAAGGATGCGTCCCTGGGGCTAGCATCGAGAAATTGGATACTCGATTCGAAGCGAGCCAGGTTTGGAACGCGAACCGCAAGCTTGGACAGGCCACCGCGTACGAAGCGCTCGAAACCTGCATCGAACTCGCGGACAAGTACGGCGTGGGGCAGGTTTCGGTCGACAACGCCTTCCACTACCTTTGGGGCGGAGGCTATGTGATGGAAGCGGCCAAGCGCGGCTACATCGCCTACACCAATTGCACTGCGGCTCTCGCGGAGGTGGTCCCCTTCGGTGGCAAGTATCCCACGCTCGGCACCAATCCGCACAGCTGGGGCTTTCCGACGGCGGACGCGGTTGGCTTTCCTATCGTGATCGATTGGGCGACCTCCGTTATCGCCATGGGCCGCGTGCAGCAGCTAGCTCGCGAGGGGGCTAGCTTGCCTCCCAATGCTGCGGTGGACAAGGATGGCAACATCACCACCGATCCCAAGGCTGCCGCCGCGTTGATTCCCTTTGGCGCTCACAAGGGCTACGGCCTTAGCCTGATCAACGAGATCGTGGGCGGTTTCATCGGCGGTTCGCTGCCGACGGTTCGCAACCGTAGCTGGGAGTTGAAGGAGGAAAAGCACACCGCCTGCTTCTACTTCCAGGTCATCCACCCGGACGCCATGAGCGCCGGGGCGTTCGCCAAGGGACGCAGCCAAAAGGAGAATATAAAAGCGGTGCTCGACGACATTCTCGGGCACGGCAACGAAAACTGCTTGCTGCCGGGACAGATCGAAGCGGGCTCCGCTGCTCGCAGCGAAAGGAACGGCGGCCTGCTGTTCAGCGAAGCGGAAATCGCCGCTTTCAACGAACTGGCCGAAGAGTGCGCAATGCCAGCTTGGGATGTCGCGGGCCTTCCGGTCGCCAAGGACTAA
- a CDS encoding TRAP transporter substrate-binding protein, which translates to MDRKSISFLALGLVLGALVCSAVFSFLASGGGVGANTRVLKLAHGLDTSHPVHLGMVRMKERLEELSSGSMTIDIYPSGVLGSEVQCIEQLQSGVLAMSKTSTAAMESFIPELGVFGVPYLFRDEGHFWNVLDSEIGHDLLAVGESTGLRGLCYYDAGSRNFYSTKKPIREPRDLVGMKIRVQNSRMAIAMVEALGGSPTPIAWGELYSSLAQGVVDGAENNPPSFESSRHYEVCKYFTPDAHTRVPDLLMIGTKVWNSLSEEQRAWLQAAADESSVYQRELWAVKTRESLEAVQEAGVEIVDCDPALFQAACEPIRATLEGTPVAPWLAKIEEAE; encoded by the coding sequence ATGGATAGAAAGTCTATTTCATTCCTCGCTCTCGGCTTGGTTCTCGGAGCCTTGGTCTGCAGCGCGGTGTTTTCCTTTTTAGCGTCCGGCGGCGGCGTTGGCGCCAACACCCGGGTGCTCAAGCTCGCCCACGGACTCGATACCTCGCATCCTGTGCATCTGGGAATGGTCAGGATGAAGGAACGCCTCGAAGAGCTCTCCAGCGGGAGCATGACCATCGACATCTATCCTAGTGGCGTATTGGGATCTGAAGTACAGTGCATCGAGCAGCTGCAAAGCGGGGTGCTGGCCATGTCCAAGACCTCCACGGCTGCCATGGAAAGCTTCATCCCTGAGCTAGGGGTTTTCGGCGTGCCTTATCTCTTTCGCGACGAGGGGCATTTCTGGAATGTGCTCGATAGCGAGATCGGGCATGATTTGCTGGCGGTCGGGGAATCTACCGGCTTGCGCGGGCTTTGCTACTACGACGCGGGCAGCCGAAATTTCTACAGCACCAAAAAGCCGATCCGCGAGCCGAGGGATTTGGTAGGCATGAAGATACGTGTGCAGAACAGCCGCATGGCCATCGCCATGGTGGAGGCTCTAGGCGGATCGCCCACGCCGATCGCTTGGGGCGAGCTTTACTCCTCACTGGCTCAGGGGGTGGTGGATGGAGCGGAAAACAATCCGCCGAGCTTCGAGAGCAGCCGCCACTACGAGGTCTGCAAATACTTCACCCCTGACGCTCACACCCGCGTGCCGGACCTGCTGATGATCGGCACCAAGGTCTGGAATTCGCTTTCCGAAGAGCAGCGGGCTTGGCTGCAGGCCGCTGCGGACGAGTCGTCCGTTTACCAGAGAGAGCTCTGGGCGGTGAAGACTAGGGAATCACTGGAAGCGGTGCAGGAAGCGGGAGTGGAGATAGTGGACTGCGATCCGGCCCTCTTCCAGGCGGCGTGCGAGCCGATTCGGGCGACGTTGGAGGGAACGCCGGTGGCGCCTTGGCTGGCGAAAATCGAGGAGGCGGAGTAG